In Dyadobacter subterraneus, a single genomic region encodes these proteins:
- a CDS encoding DUF1398 domain-containing protein, protein MFTLNQIKEAHLKVKSGKDFPGYINEIKQLGVLAYEQYVSNGQTKYLGANDFEVSSDSKYDTLEIAKSGDIEKLKHALKIHQNGETDYLTFCKQSAEAGVEKWVVDNQNMTCTYFDKSGNEMVVEVIPS, encoded by the coding sequence ATGTTTACTCTAAATCAGATTAAAGAAGCGCACTTAAAAGTAAAAAGCGGGAAAGATTTTCCGGGATACATCAATGAGATAAAGCAGCTGGGTGTGTTGGCTTATGAACAATATGTATCCAATGGACAAACAAAGTATTTGGGAGCGAATGACTTTGAAGTAAGCTCCGATTCGAAATATGATACTCTTGAAATTGCAAAATCCGGAGATATTGAGAAACTAAAACATGCACTTAAAATTCATCAGAACGGAGAAACAGATTACCTCACTTTTTGCAAGCAATCCGCCGAAGCCGGTGTTGAAAAATGGGTTGTGGATAATCAAAATATGACTTGTACATATTTTGATAAAAGCGGAAATGAAATGGTTGTGGAAGTAATTCCGTCATAA
- a CDS encoding SDR family oxidoreductase, which translates to MKTIFITGTSSGLGSAAVRLFHSKGWKVIATMRNIEKGTIFSDLEHVEVLALDITDPEQIKSTVAKALSLGDIDVVLNNAAYGAIGPLESVSEEQLVKQIETNLLGAIRVTQAFIPTFRIRKQGLFINITSVAGLVTFPFDSLYHAVKWGIHGWSEGMSYELARFGIGMKTVAPGFIRTAFASNAEITSTEPYQELVDKYMSVVAGMMDPTTSGSTAEEVAQIVYEAATDEKDQVHYIAGADCQAMYDRRLEVGPEEFRREMSVTFLG; encoded by the coding sequence ATGAAGACGATATTCATTACGGGCACATCCAGCGGCCTTGGAAGTGCGGCTGTCCGGTTGTTTCACAGCAAAGGTTGGAAAGTGATCGCGACGATGCGTAACATTGAAAAAGGAACCATTTTTAGTGATCTGGAACATGTAGAAGTTCTGGCGCTGGACATTACCGATCCTGAGCAAATAAAAAGCACTGTTGCCAAAGCACTGTCTCTGGGCGATATCGATGTGGTACTAAACAATGCCGCCTATGGTGCAATCGGTCCATTAGAAAGTGTATCAGAAGAACAATTAGTGAAACAGATTGAAACCAATTTGTTGGGCGCGATCCGGGTTACTCAGGCATTTATACCCACTTTCCGGATCAGAAAACAGGGATTATTTATTAATATCACCTCCGTGGCAGGTCTGGTAACATTTCCGTTCGACAGTCTGTATCACGCAGTAAAATGGGGAATTCACGGATGGAGTGAAGGCATGAGTTACGAACTTGCACGTTTTGGAATTGGTATGAAAACGGTTGCTCCGGGATTTATCAGAACTGCCTTTGCTTCCAATGCCGAGATCACATCAACAGAGCCTTATCAGGAATTGGTTGATAAATACATGAGCGTTGTTGCAGGTATGATGGATCCGACAACCAGCGGTTCAACGGCCGAAGAAGTAGCCCAAATTGTATATGAAGCAGCAACGGATGAGAAGGATCAGGTACATTACATTGCCGGAGCCGATTGCCAGGCTATGTACGACCGTCGCCTGGAAGTAGGGCCCGAGGAATTTCGCCGGGAAATGTCTGTAACTTTTCTAGGTTAG
- a CDS encoding sulfatase family protein: protein MRIRKFVSTGVFIVLLVLMSFSGFAQRGEIRALPGPNIIFQLANRHLWEELTSRAQKKQNKNNREKSKPSRPNIIFVLTDDHRWDALGVMGNKIIQTPNLDALANRGILFKNAYVTTSICCVSRASLLSGQYMSRHKINDFSTCFSKKALDKTYPALLKKAGYKIGFIGKFGIDSNRQPDSLFDYWACGRAEQPPYLLVNKSGQTIHNTDSVGKDIKQFLYQFAGQPEPFCLSVSFKAPHESESDPATFPYQERFASLYQNTNIPKPVTTDPKFWNSFPEFFRSDKNIGRQRWKTFFSTEDKRQETVKDYYRLITGVDEAVGNMVAQLKQLQIDRNTIIIFMGDNGFSLGEHGLEGKWFGFEESIRVPMIISGEPIPRKLIGKKAENIALNIDIAPTILSFAGVATPTTIQGKDLMASFKSGSTEREDFFYEHTFMGSPGLPKVEGVVSKKFKYMKYIEHNYEEFYNTKKDPHETRNLIDPKSTSTDLDKFRKRYSYLKRAAK, encoded by the coding sequence ATGAGAATCAGGAAGTTCGTCAGTACAGGAGTGTTCATTGTTTTGCTGGTTTTAATGTCTTTTTCCGGTTTTGCCCAGCGTGGAGAAATCAGGGCATTGCCAGGCCCCAATATTATATTTCAGCTTGCCAACAGGCACCTTTGGGAAGAGTTGACAAGCAGGGCTCAAAAAAAGCAAAACAAGAATAACAGGGAAAAAAGTAAACCTTCAAGACCTAATATTATTTTTGTGCTGACTGACGATCATCGTTGGGATGCCCTTGGCGTGATGGGGAATAAAATTATCCAGACCCCCAATCTGGATGCACTTGCCAACAGGGGAATTTTATTTAAAAATGCTTATGTCACAACATCCATTTGTTGTGTGAGCCGGGCCAGTCTTTTAAGCGGCCAGTATATGTCCCGCCATAAGATTAACGATTTCTCTACCTGTTTTTCAAAAAAAGCGCTTGATAAAACATATCCTGCCTTGTTAAAAAAAGCGGGATATAAAATCGGGTTTATTGGAAAATTCGGGATAGACAGTAACAGGCAACCGGATTCTCTATTTGATTACTGGGCATGCGGAAGAGCTGAGCAGCCACCTTATTTGCTTGTTAATAAAAGCGGACAAACAATTCACAATACTGATAGTGTAGGAAAAGATATCAAACAATTTCTATATCAATTTGCCGGACAACCAGAGCCATTTTGTCTTTCTGTAAGTTTCAAAGCACCGCACGAATCTGAAAGTGATCCTGCGACTTTTCCATATCAGGAACGTTTTGCAAGTTTATACCAAAATACAAACATCCCGAAACCGGTTACAACGGACCCGAAATTCTGGAACAGTTTTCCCGAGTTTTTCAGGTCTGATAAAAATATCGGCAGACAGCGCTGGAAAACTTTTTTCTCAACGGAGGATAAAAGACAGGAAACAGTTAAGGATTATTACCGTCTGATTACCGGTGTTGATGAGGCTGTGGGTAACATGGTTGCGCAATTAAAACAACTCCAAATTGACCGTAACACCATTATTATTTTTATGGGAGACAACGGGTTTTCTTTGGGAGAACATGGTCTGGAAGGAAAATGGTTTGGCTTTGAAGAATCAATCCGGGTCCCTATGATTATTTCCGGAGAACCGATTCCAAGAAAACTGATTGGTAAGAAAGCTGAAAATATTGCGCTGAATATTGACATTGCCCCGACGATCCTGTCATTCGCAGGAGTGGCTACTCCGACAACGATTCAGGGAAAAGATTTGATGGCATCTTTTAAAAGCGGCTCCACTGAAAGAGAGGATTTTTTCTATGAACATACATTTATGGGTAGTCCGGGTTTGCCAAAAGTTGAAGGTGTTGTATCGAAGAAATTCAAGTACATGAAATATATTGAGCATAACTACGAAGAGTTTTACAACACCAAAAAGGACCCGCATGAAACAAGAAATCTGATCGATCCCAAATCGACTTCTACTGATCTGGACAAGTTTAGAAAGCGCTATTCTTATTTAAAAAGAGCGGCGAAGTAA
- a CDS encoding DUF3857 domain-containing protein, whose protein sequence is MKFTLNSVKKFWLTFLALLLVGLYVSASPAVRISAAPSWVIPVTPGGKAASPKDFSDGYYILFSDMQANLEKKTTFYRYIRQIASESGIQNGSEISVVYEPSYEQVTFHNIIVWRDGKAINQLNAADFKIMPQETDRQRFIYNGSYSASMILKDIRKGDKIEYSYSVIGWNSVFQNKYSETFTFGAYDYIAHKHYAIIAGNNRSLSFKDFNKPPARTVKKDGINTVFEWDVKNIKGEPYEDFTPYWFRNYAFVQITEFKSWNEVVNWGLQFYQFPALSGVLKNKVEEWKKASKGSDNAYIGLATRFVQDEVRYLGIETGENSHKPHNPEDVFNQRYGDCKDKAFLLCALLRANKIDANPLLVDTYRKSHLSEYLPTPADFNHVVVHVSLGEVKKEFRLIDATYSLQGGENSQIAFPDYGQGLLLKKGQNDVISLELQKPGSVSIIEEFTVPLNTDTTGKGKLVTKTVYFDAEADAVRAQFQQNNFSETEKNYLNYYRDIYKHAEFEIIDSLEYYDQREANNISLVERYSMKNGWHYDSTRHTNSFSFFGKMLYDQLIILPNRPRKNPVALTYPYRLDYTIRAILPDQRNIPLDSWEIKRASYEIQFSSKYIAAENVWELHYEYVTLKDYVNAGEVGQFKKDMEKLSDNLEYNLLGDGSSITNSNEDFNTSVILICLVFLAGCVLFFMKVYKFSPVQEPGFYQSIPIGGWLGLLGLGLVFTPFTILSGFFTTANVIFFDGSGWNAMLRQSEFRITAYHLLLVMEAMGNLFFASFAVLVIILFFKKRSSFPLLFSIFAGSNLLFVILDTVVTYMIFKTLGADETALIGTILRQTFYAAIWIPYLNKSDRVSRTFVISYDQEHEDFPDADATVINQDSQI, encoded by the coding sequence TTGAAATTTACCCTTAATTCTGTTAAAAAGTTCTGGCTGACTTTTCTGGCTTTACTTTTAGTGGGCCTGTATGTTTCGGCCTCACCCGCGGTTCGTATTTCTGCCGCTCCATCCTGGGTTATTCCTGTTACGCCCGGCGGGAAAGCTGCTTCTCCAAAGGATTTTTCTGACGGCTATTATATTTTGTTTTCGGATATGCAGGCGAATCTGGAAAAGAAGACAACCTTTTATAGGTATATACGACAAATTGCATCAGAAAGCGGAATTCAGAACGGATCGGAAATATCCGTTGTATATGAGCCTTCCTATGAGCAGGTTACTTTTCACAATATCATTGTATGGCGTGATGGCAAAGCAATCAATCAGCTGAATGCGGCTGATTTTAAAATAATGCCGCAGGAAACAGACCGGCAACGGTTTATTTATAACGGAAGTTATTCCGCCTCTATGATTTTGAAGGACATTCGTAAGGGTGATAAAATTGAATATTCCTATTCTGTAATTGGTTGGAATTCTGTTTTTCAAAACAAATATTCTGAAACTTTCACTTTTGGCGCATATGACTATATTGCCCATAAGCATTATGCCATTATAGCAGGGAACAATAGAAGTCTTTCTTTTAAAGATTTCAATAAGCCACCTGCCAGGACTGTAAAAAAAGACGGAATTAATACCGTTTTTGAATGGGACGTGAAAAATATTAAAGGTGAGCCTTATGAAGATTTTACGCCTTATTGGTTTCGTAATTATGCGTTTGTCCAGATTACAGAATTTAAAAGCTGGAATGAAGTTGTTAATTGGGGATTGCAATTTTATCAGTTTCCGGCATTGTCGGGTGTGTTAAAAAACAAGGTAGAAGAATGGAAGAAAGCATCAAAAGGAAGTGATAATGCATACATAGGCCTGGCAACCCGGTTTGTTCAGGATGAAGTCCGTTACCTGGGTATTGAGACAGGCGAAAATTCTCACAAACCCCACAACCCGGAAGATGTTTTTAACCAGCGTTATGGTGATTGTAAGGATAAAGCGTTTTTGCTTTGTGCACTTTTACGGGCTAATAAAATTGACGCAAATCCATTATTGGTAGATACCTACAGAAAATCTCATTTGTCTGAATATCTGCCAACTCCTGCGGATTTTAATCATGTTGTTGTACATGTCAGTTTAGGTGAAGTTAAGAAAGAATTTCGCCTTATCGATGCGACTTATTCTTTGCAGGGAGGGGAAAATTCCCAGATTGCTTTTCCGGATTATGGGCAAGGGTTATTGTTGAAAAAGGGTCAAAATGATGTTATTTCGCTGGAATTACAAAAGCCGGGCAGTGTTTCAATAATCGAGGAATTTACTGTACCGCTTAACACAGATACAACCGGGAAAGGAAAACTGGTTACCAAAACCGTTTATTTTGATGCCGAGGCGGATGCTGTCCGTGCACAGTTTCAACAGAATAATTTCTCTGAAACCGAAAAGAATTACCTCAATTACTACCGTGATATCTACAAGCATGCCGAGTTTGAAATAATAGATTCCCTTGAATATTATGACCAGCGGGAAGCCAATAATATTTCTTTGGTTGAAAGATACAGCATGAAAAATGGCTGGCATTACGACAGTACCAGGCATACAAATTCTTTCAGTTTTTTTGGGAAAATGCTTTATGATCAGTTAATTATTCTTCCAAACAGACCCCGGAAAAATCCTGTTGCGTTGACTTATCCGTATCGTCTTGATTACACAATCAGAGCCATATTACCCGATCAAAGAAATATTCCCCTGGACAGTTGGGAAATCAAAAGGGCATCTTATGAAATCCAGTTCAGTTCTAAATATATCGCGGCGGAGAATGTCTGGGAACTTCATTACGAATATGTTACGCTGAAAGATTATGTGAATGCAGGAGAGGTTGGGCAGTTTAAGAAGGATATGGAAAAACTTTCAGATAATCTTGAATATAATTTGCTGGGTGATGGCTCCTCGATTACAAATTCCAACGAAGACTTTAACACAAGTGTGATTTTAATATGTCTCGTTTTTCTGGCTGGTTGCGTCTTGTTTTTTATGAAAGTTTATAAATTTTCACCTGTACAGGAACCCGGTTTTTATCAGAGCATACCAATTGGAGGTTGGCTGGGGCTATTGGGGCTAGGGTTGGTTTTTACTCCTTTTACGATTTTGTCCGGTTTTTTTACAACAGCAAATGTTATTTTCTTTGACGGTTCCGGTTGGAATGCAATGCTGAGACAATCTGAATTCAGAATAACGGCATATCATTTACTACTGGTAATGGAAGCAATGGGAAACCTGTTTTTTGCCTCTTTTGCTGTACTGGTGATCATACTTTTTTTTAAGAAACGCAGCTCCTTCCCGCTTCTCTTTTCAATTTTCGCCGGATCCAATTTGCTTTTTGTTATCCTGGATACGGTTGTCACATACATGATTTTTAAAACTTTGGGTGCTGATGAAACTGCTTTAATTGGTACCATTTTAAGGCAGACTTTTTATGCAGCAATCTGGATTCCATATTTAAATAAATCAGATCGTGTCAGTAGAACCTTTGTAATAAGTTATGATCAGGAACATGAAGATTTTCCAGATGCTGATGCGACGGTTATCAATCAGGATTCACAAATCTGA
- a CDS encoding helix-turn-helix domain-containing protein yields the protein MSKTTNPNVPQIIYSATSKRTIEGEIFIKQHVFDYIISGTSETYFDGKSRTYQAGDFRLAVKNRLSKFVKIPPVGGEYRSVSICIDQDTLLELKDQYRPDEIIHKPYDNVLLIKPNRLFNNYIDSLLPYLENSRDISGNLIKLKVKEAVLIFLEANPLLKNILFDFSEPGKIDLEAYMRAHYNFNGSLSQFAYLTGRSLSTFKRDFSRIFNTTPNKWLLNKRLEDARYLIQEKKWKATDVYIEVGFKDYSHFSVAYKHLFGQSPSMR from the coding sequence ATGTCGAAAACCACAAATCCAAACGTACCGCAGATTATATACTCAGCAACGTCGAAGCGTACTATTGAAGGAGAAATCTTCATTAAACAACATGTGTTCGATTATATCATTTCTGGTACTTCCGAAACTTATTTTGATGGAAAATCTCGCACATATCAGGCAGGAGATTTTCGATTAGCGGTAAAAAACAGACTCAGTAAATTTGTTAAAATTCCACCAGTTGGCGGCGAGTACCGGTCGGTATCAATTTGTATCGATCAGGATACGTTGCTTGAATTGAAAGATCAATATCGACCTGATGAAATAATTCACAAGCCATACGACAACGTTTTGCTTATCAAGCCTAACAGACTGTTTAATAATTATATAGATTCTCTTCTGCCTTATTTAGAAAACAGTCGGGACATCAGCGGTAATCTTATAAAACTAAAAGTTAAAGAAGCAGTTTTAATCTTTTTAGAAGCTAATCCGCTATTGAAAAATATACTGTTTGATTTCAGCGAACCAGGAAAAATTGATTTGGAAGCTTACATGCGGGCACATTATAACTTCAATGGAAGCCTCAGTCAATTCGCCTATCTTACCGGTCGCAGTCTGTCCACTTTCAAACGTGATTTTTCCAGGATTTTCAATACTACGCCTAATAAATGGCTATTAAACAAACGTCTGGAAGATGCACGTTATCTGATTCAGGAAAAGAAATGGAAAGCAACGGATGTTTATATTGAAGTTGGTTTTAAAGATTATTCGCATTTTTCGGTTGCATACAAACATTTATTCGGGCAGAGTCCTTCAATGAGATAA
- a CDS encoding SDR family oxidoreductase, translated as MEFNIDTKGQTQEKEPGIEQKMNPEPVVIRENYRGSGKLDGKVALITGGDSGIGRSVAVHFAREGADVAIVYLSEDEDAAQTKKMVEAEGRKCLTIHGDIRQQSFCEDALGQVVRQFGTLNILVNNAAEQHPQENIESISSAQLTNTFSTNIFSFFYFTQSALLHMKEGDSIINTTSVTAYHGSPGLLDYSATKGAIVAFTRSLSENLAEKGIRVNAVAPGPIWTPLIPSTFDAEHVEKFGKDTPFKRPGQPCEVAPCYVFLASEDASYMGGQVLHPNGGQIVNG; from the coding sequence ATGGAATTCAACATAGATACTAAGGGCCAAACACAGGAAAAAGAACCGGGAATTGAGCAAAAGATGAATCCTGAGCCGGTTGTAATTCGGGAAAATTATAGAGGAAGCGGAAAACTGGATGGTAAAGTTGCGCTCATTACAGGTGGCGACAGCGGTATTGGTCGCTCAGTTGCAGTTCATTTTGCAAGGGAAGGTGCTGATGTGGCCATCGTTTACTTATCGGAGGATGAGGATGCCGCACAAACGAAGAAAATGGTAGAAGCGGAGGGGCGAAAATGCCTTACAATACACGGCGATATCAGACAGCAAAGTTTTTGTGAGGATGCCTTGGGGCAAGTTGTTCGTCAATTTGGGACATTAAATATCCTCGTTAACAATGCAGCTGAACAGCATCCACAGGAAAATATTGAGTCCATTTCTTCCGCTCAGCTAACAAACACGTTTAGTACAAATATTTTTTCTTTCTTCTATTTTACTCAGTCAGCTCTTTTACATATGAAAGAAGGTGATAGTATCATTAATACGACATCGGTTACTGCATACCACGGCAGTCCGGGTTTACTGGATTATTCTGCAACAAAAGGAGCAATAGTTGCATTTACGCGATCATTATCCGAGAATCTTGCTGAAAAGGGAATCAGGGTTAATGCTGTGGCACCCGGACCAATCTGGACACCTTTAATACCATCAACTTTTGATGCAGAGCATGTAGAGAAATTTGGAAAGGATACACCATTCAAACGTCCCGGTCAGCCTTGTGAAGTAGCGCCCTGTTATGTGTTTTTGGCAAGTGAAGATGCATCTTATATGGGAGGGCAGGTTTTACATCCCAATGGAGGACAGATTGTTAACGGATAA
- a CDS encoding LacI family DNA-binding transcriptional regulator: MKKNSVTLSDIARELNMTAATVSRALSDHPEISAKTKAIVKETAQRLDYKANRIASSLRSGKTNVIGVLIPTAENAFFGSVIHGITNLASKHGYSVLIHECDELYELEVKGIQTFIGARVDGIIASLSRNTLDYEHFLDVKRRNIPLVFFDRVPNLDIPSVVIDGFNGSFWATQHLIDQGYKRIAHISGPLYINTFNDRFRGYEAALKANNIALDKNLIYNGNISIESGMEGTRQLLELPEPPDAIFVAEDFTALGILKQLKISKINVPEQFGVFGFCNDMFSEHTTPSLSTMDQQTVLMGQEAFKLLNRIIENGNEESSSRIVVTPLPVIRESSLKKNY; the protein is encoded by the coding sequence TTGAAGAAAAACAGCGTCACTTTAAGCGATATTGCCAGGGAACTCAATATGACGGCCGCTACGGTTTCCCGTGCTTTAAGTGATCATCCTGAAATTAGTGCCAAAACCAAAGCTATTGTAAAAGAAACCGCACAAAGGCTTGATTATAAAGCCAATCGCATTGCTTCATCCTTGCGCTCAGGAAAAACGAATGTTATTGGTGTACTTATCCCGACAGCTGAAAATGCGTTTTTTGGCTCGGTTATTCATGGAATTACAAACCTTGCCAGTAAACATGGCTATTCAGTACTTATTCATGAATGTGATGAATTATATGAACTGGAAGTCAAAGGAATTCAAACTTTTATAGGCGCGCGAGTCGACGGGATTATTGCTTCACTTTCCAGAAATACGCTGGATTATGAACATTTTCTGGACGTAAAAAGAAGGAATATCCCACTGGTCTTTTTTGACCGGGTTCCAAATCTAGACATACCTTCTGTTGTGATTGACGGATTCAACGGATCTTTTTGGGCTACGCAACATTTGATCGATCAGGGTTACAAACGGATTGCACACATTTCCGGTCCGTTGTATATCAATACATTTAACGACAGATTCAGAGGTTACGAAGCAGCTTTAAAAGCCAATAATATTGCTCTGGATAAAAATCTTATCTATAACGGAAATATTTCCATCGAATCAGGAATGGAAGGAACACGCCAGTTACTGGAACTTCCTGAACCGCCTGATGCCATATTTGTGGCAGAAGATTTTACCGCCTTAGGCATTCTTAAACAATTGAAAATCAGCAAAATTAACGTACCGGAACAATTTGGCGTTTTTGGATTTTGCAACGATATGTTCAGCGAACACACAACGCCATCCCTCTCAACAATGGACCAGCAAACCGTGCTGATGGGACAGGAAGCTTTCAAACTTTTAAACCGGATCATTGAAAATGGTAATGAAGAAAGTTCTTCCAGAATTGTTGTAACACCACTTCCTGTTATCAGAGAATCCTCTTTGAAAAAAAATTACTGA
- a CDS encoding PQQ-dependent sugar dehydrogenase, with translation MLKKLTIPILSTLMMSASVFAQVPDSPVKVKLALITDQLSHPTAFAVTKKNPDLLFVTEQEGRIRVIQKGKLLETPFLDIKKEVLKKEGYDERGLLGLAFHPDYASNGKFYVYCSVPVANPVKNQLDHQSEIREYIVSSNPLVADAAKMSKVLIIDQPQSNHNGGDLKFGADGFLYISVGDGGGANDQHGEFGNAQNKTNLLGKILRIDVNKLPYTIPSDNPFVGDANAKPEIYAYGLRNPWRFSFDKKTHQLFAGDVGQNKYEEVDIITKGGNYGWRPIEGLHAFNEKDPQPKNPIAPITEYPHPEGLSITGGFIYRGKSIPSLTGKYVFGDMMGPIWSLSPGKDDKWTRNKLSIGKDAGYWHVYSFGEDLSGELYVLTIILENTKGSLYKIVP, from the coding sequence ATGCTCAAAAAATTAACTATTCCTATCCTTTCAACCTTAATGATGTCGGCATCGGTATTTGCCCAGGTGCCGGATTCGCCCGTTAAAGTAAAACTTGCCCTGATAACCGATCAGCTCTCTCACCCTACCGCATTTGCGGTAACAAAAAAGAATCCTGATCTGCTTTTTGTTACAGAACAGGAAGGCCGTATCAGGGTTATTCAAAAGGGGAAACTATTAGAAACTCCTTTTCTGGATATTAAAAAGGAGGTACTGAAAAAAGAAGGCTACGACGAACGCGGATTACTCGGTCTTGCGTTTCATCCGGATTACGCCAGCAATGGTAAATTCTATGTTTATTGCAGTGTCCCCGTAGCTAATCCGGTTAAAAATCAGCTCGATCATCAAAGTGAAATCCGCGAATACATAGTCTCATCCAATCCGCTTGTAGCAGATGCGGCAAAAATGAGCAAGGTTTTGATAATAGACCAGCCACAATCGAACCATAATGGCGGTGATCTCAAATTTGGAGCGGACGGATTTTTGTACATTTCTGTCGGTGACGGCGGTGGTGCAAATGACCAGCATGGAGAGTTTGGAAATGCTCAGAACAAGACTAATCTTCTTGGTAAAATTCTGCGCATTGACGTTAACAAACTTCCATATACTATTCCTTCTGACAATCCTTTTGTTGGTGACGCAAATGCCAAACCGGAAATTTATGCTTACGGATTGCGTAATCCATGGCGTTTTAGTTTTGATAAAAAAACACATCAGCTTTTTGCCGGTGATGTAGGACAAAACAAATATGAAGAGGTTGACATCATCACAAAAGGCGGTAACTACGGATGGAGACCGATTGAAGGATTGCATGCGTTTAATGAGAAAGATCCGCAACCAAAAAATCCAATAGCGCCCATAACAGAATACCCGCATCCGGAAGGATTGAGTATAACCGGTGGCTTTATTTACCGGGGAAAATCAATCCCTTCATTGACGGGTAAATATGTTTTTGGTGATATGATGGGACCTATCTGGTCATTGTCGCCCGGAAAGGATGATAAGTGGACCAGAAATAAATTATCTATTGGCAAAGATGCGGGTTACTGGCACGTTTACAGTTTCGGTGAAGATCTTTCCGGCGAACTGTATGTGCTGACCATAATTCTTGAAAACACCAAAGGTTCGCTGTATAAGATTGTACCTTAA
- a CDS encoding mannonate dehydratase, producing MKNTRRSFIKNSASLASLSLLGKSQNLKISEKQKEYIKDGGLQFCLAHFFGMNRQRIELSKQMRVLGAVGGISPGSIGLKDVKPWDYQAVLAVKEAWAKEGLTLRVIEGPPALSEKTKLALDGRDEEIENFITLMKNLSKAGIDTICYNWMPVISWARTSLDRPSRGGALVSAFDIDKIQDESVTQYGKFSKETMWKNLEYFLKAVVPEAEKVGMKLALHPDDPPVDEIRGISRIMTSADAFKRLIEIVPSPSNGITLCQGTFATMGEDIPSVINYFGKKEKIHFVHFRDVRGDRNHFEETFHDDGKTDMYNAMKTYYEIGFRGPMRPDHVPTMSGDSNEHPGYSNIGALFAIGYMRGLIESIAKESGKA from the coding sequence ATGAAAAATACACGTCGCAGTTTCATCAAAAACAGTGCTTCGCTGGCATCGTTATCTTTGCTGGGTAAATCACAGAATTTGAAAATTTCCGAAAAACAGAAGGAATATATCAAAGATGGTGGTTTGCAGTTTTGTCTTGCGCATTTTTTTGGAATGAACAGACAAAGGATAGAATTGTCGAAACAAATGCGTGTTTTGGGCGCTGTGGGCGGAATAAGTCCGGGAAGTATAGGATTGAAAGATGTAAAACCATGGGATTATCAGGCCGTCCTGGCAGTAAAAGAGGCATGGGCAAAAGAAGGCTTGACACTTCGGGTTATCGAAGGCCCGCCGGCACTTTCTGAAAAAACAAAACTGGCACTGGATGGACGTGATGAAGAAATTGAAAACTTTATCACTTTAATGAAGAATTTATCAAAAGCTGGTATTGATACGATCTGTTATAACTGGATGCCGGTTATAAGCTGGGCACGTACTTCGCTGGACAGACCGAGCCGCGGCGGGGCTTTGGTGAGTGCTTTTGATATCGACAAAATTCAGGATGAATCCGTAACCCAGTATGGAAAATTCTCCAAAGAAACGATGTGGAAAAACCTCGAATATTTTCTGAAAGCGGTGGTACCAGAAGCGGAAAAAGTGGGAATGAAACTTGCACTCCATCCTGACGATCCACCTGTTGATGAAATCAGAGGAATTTCCAGAATTATGACTTCGGCGGACGCCTTCAAACGGCTTATAGAAATTGTCCCAAGTCCAAGTAATGGCATTACACTTTGTCAGGGTACTTTTGCTACGATGGGTGAAGATATCCCTTCTGTAATTAATTATTTTGGCAAAAAAGAAAAAATTCATTTTGTACATTTCCGCGATGTCCGAGGTGACAGAAATCACTTTGAAGAAACATTTCACGACGACGGAAAAACCGATATGTACAATGCGATGAAAACTTATTATGAAATAGGATTTCGTGGCCCGATGCGTCCTGATCATGTTCCGACAATGTCGGGAGATAGCAATGAACATCCGGGTTATAGTAATATCGGAGCGCTTTTTGCCATTGGTTATATGAGAGGATTAATTGAATCGATTGCCAAAGAATCCGGCAAAGCATAA